The genomic DNA GGCCTCGAGCACGACGATCAGATCACCCGCGGAGACCTGCTGGCCCTCCTCGACGGCGACCTTCACGACGGTGCCCTGCATCGGCGCGGTGACCGAGTCGCCCGAGGCGGCCTTGCCGCCGGCGGCGCCACGCTTACGCGGCTTCGGCTTCTTCTTGATGACACCGGTGGCTGCGCCACCACCGCCACCACCGATGGCCAGATCGCCGGGCAGCGACACCTCGACGCGACGGCCACCGACCTCGACGACGACCTTCTGACGCGGGGCGGCGTCTTCGTCGTCCAGGGCCTCGCCACCGGTGAACGGCTCGACCGTGTTGTTCCACTCGGTCTCGATCCAGCGGGTGTGCACGTCGAACTTGTCGCCGTCACCGATGAAGGCCGGGTCGGAGACCACGGCGCGGTGGAACGGGATGACCGTGGCCAGACCCTCGACGTTGAACTCGGCCAGCGCACGACGCGAGCGGGCCAGGGCCTCGTCGCGGGTGGCGCCGGTGACGATCAGCTTGGCCAGCATCGAGTCGAACTGACCGCCGATGACCGAACCGGTCTCGACACCCGAGTCCATCCGGACACCGGGGCCGGTCGGCGCCTCGAACTTGGAGACGGGGCCGGGGGCGGGCAGGAAGCCGCGACCGGCGTCCTCGCCGTTGATCCGGAACTCGAACGAGTGGCCACGCGGGGTGGGGTCCTCGGTGATGTCCAGGGCGTCGCCGTTGGCGATCTTGAACTGCTGCAGCACCAGGTCGATGCCCGAGGTCTCCTCGGTGACCGGGTGTTCCACCTGCAGACGGGTGTTGACCTCGAGGAAGCTGATCAGGCCGTCCTGGCCGACCAGGTACTCGACGGTGCCCGCACCGTAGTAGCCGGCTTCCTTGCAGATGCGCTTGGCCGACTCGTGGATCTCCTTGCGCTGCGCGTCGGACAGGAACGGCGCGGGGGCCTCCTCGACGAGCTTCTGGAAGCGGCGCTGCAGGGAGCAGTCGCGGGTACCGGCGACGACGACGTTGCCGTGCGTGTCGGCGATGACCTGAGCCTCGACGTGGCGCGGCTTGTCCAGGTAGCGCTCGACGAAGCACTCGCCACGGCCGAAGGCGGCGACGGCTTCACGGGTGGCCGAGTCGAACAGCTCGGGGATCTCCTCGAGGGTGCGGGCGACCTTCATGCCGCGGCCGCCACCACCGAAGGCGGCCTTGATGGCGATCGGCAGGCCGTGCTCCTTGGCGAACGCCAGGATCTCGTCGGCATCCTTGACCGGGTCCGGGGTACCCGGCACCAGCGGCGCGTTGGCCTTGGCGGCGATGTGGCGCGCGGTGACCTTGTCGCCCAGATCGCGGATGGACTGCGGGCTCGGCCCGATCCAGATCAGCCCGGCGTCGAGGACGGCCTGCGCG from Mycolicibacterium phocaicum includes the following:
- a CDS encoding acetyl/propionyl/methylcrotonyl-CoA carboxylase subunit alpha, with the protein product MANHASSKISKVLVANRGEIAVRVIRAAKDAGLASVAVYAEPDADAPHVRLADEAFALGGQTSAESYLVFDKILDAAAKSGANAIHPGYGFLSENADFAQAVLDAGLIWIGPSPQSIRDLGDKVTARHIAAKANAPLVPGTPDPVKDADEILAFAKEHGLPIAIKAAFGGGGRGMKVARTLEEIPELFDSATREAVAAFGRGECFVERYLDKPRHVEAQVIADTHGNVVVAGTRDCSLQRRFQKLVEEAPAPFLSDAQRKEIHESAKRICKEAGYYGAGTVEYLVGQDGLISFLEVNTRLQVEHPVTEETSGIDLVLQQFKIANGDALDITEDPTPRGHSFEFRINGEDAGRGFLPAPGPVSKFEAPTGPGVRMDSGVETGSVIGGQFDSMLAKLIVTGATRDEALARSRRALAEFNVEGLATVIPFHRAVVSDPAFIGDGDKFDVHTRWIETEWNNTVEPFTGGEALDDEDAAPRQKVVVEVGGRRVEVSLPGDLAIGGGGGGAATGVIKKKPKPRKRGAAGGKAASGDSVTAPMQGTVVKVAVEEGQQVSAGDLIVVLEAMKMENPVTAHKDGTVTGLSVEAGAAITQGTVIAELKD